A genomic segment from Candidatus Brocadia sinica JPN1 encodes:
- the mdh gene encoding malate dehydrogenase yields the protein MARKKIAVVGAGNVGATTAQRLAEKEIGDVILVDIIQDMPQGKALDILESAPVYGYDSKIIGTNEYEETRNSDIVVVTSGVARKPGMSRDDLLKINAGIVKGVVENIVKTSPNAILIVVSNPLDAMTYVAHKISRFPKNRIMGMAGVLDAARFSTFIAMDLNVSVENIHAFVLGGHGDTMVPSTRYTTVAGVSVEELIPKSRLEAIVKRTREGGAEIVNLLKTGSAFYAPSAAVAEMAKSIVKDKKKILPCAALCEGEYGINGLFVGVPVKLGERGIEQVFEIKLNNEESAALKRSAEAVKTLCDQVDKLL from the coding sequence ATGGCTAGAAAAAAGATTGCCGTCGTTGGTGCTGGGAATGTGGGGGCAACTACTGCTCAACGATTGGCCGAAAAAGAGATAGGGGATGTAATACTTGTGGATATTATCCAGGACATGCCTCAGGGAAAGGCGCTGGATATTCTGGAGTCTGCACCTGTCTATGGCTATGATTCAAAAATTATCGGCACGAACGAATACGAAGAAACAAGAAATTCTGATATTGTAGTCGTTACCTCTGGCGTAGCAAGAAAGCCAGGGATGAGCAGGGATGACTTGCTCAAGATCAATGCAGGGATTGTAAAGGGGGTAGTGGAAAATATTGTAAAAACCTCACCGAATGCCATCCTGATTGTCGTGTCCAATCCACTGGATGCCATGACCTATGTTGCCCATAAGATTAGCCGATTCCCGAAAAATCGCATTATGGGTATGGCAGGGGTGTTGGATGCTGCACGTTTTAGCACCTTTATTGCGATGGATCTGAACGTATCTGTGGAAAACATCCATGCCTTTGTCCTGGGTGGACATGGTGATACGATGGTTCCTTCTACCCGATATACTACGGTTGCAGGGGTTTCTGTAGAGGAATTGATACCCAAGTCACGTTTGGAAGCCATTGTCAAGCGTACGAGGGAAGGTGGCGCCGAGATTGTCAACCTGCTCAAAACAGGCAGTGCCTTTTATGCCCCTTCTGCGGCGGTGGCAGAGATGGCAAAATCTATAGTAAAAGATAAAAAAAAGATACTGCCGTGTGCAGCTTTGTGCGAAGGGGAGTATGGTATCAATGGTCTTTTCGTAGGTGTGCCGGTAAAACTTGGTGAAAGGGGAATTGAACAGGTCTTTGAGATTAAACTTAACAACGAAGAATCTGCTGCCTTAAAGCGATCTGCCGAG
- a CDS encoding DUF433 domain-containing protein → MKKKLLNRIETNPQVMFGKPVIKGTRLTVEIILEKLAYGETEDEILKEYPFLKKEDIKAALLYAAKTVSLEETVQI, encoded by the coding sequence GTGAAAAAAAAATTATTGAACAGGATAGAAACAAACCCTCAGGTAATGTTTGGCAAGCCGGTAATCAAAGGAACACGGCTAACAGTAGAAATAATCTTAGAAAAACTTGCCTATGGTGAAACAGAGGACGAGATATTGAAAGAATATCCATTTCTAAAGAAAGAAGATATTAAAGCAGCGCTTCTATATGCCGCGAAGACGGTATCACTCGAAGAAACTGTTCAAATATAA